From one Tsukamurella tyrosinosolvens genomic stretch:
- the scpA gene encoding methylmalonyl-CoA mutase produces MTDTTIGSFADVPFEELPAAAPSSADVDAFVDASAAAYAYTPDQLTWTTPEGIDVKPVYTRADRDAVAEAGYPVDSYPGAVPFIRGPYPTMYVNQPWTIRQYAGFSTAAESNAFYRRNLAAGQKGLSVAFDLATHRGYDSDHPRVTGDVGMAGVAIDSILDMRQLFDGIDLGGVSVSMTMNGAVLPILALYVVAAEEQGVGPEKLAGTIQNDILKEFMVRNTYIYPPAPSMRIISDIFGYTSQMMPKFNSISISGYHIQEAGATADLELAYTLADGVEYIKAGIDAGLDVDKFAPRLSFFWGIGMNFFMEVAKLRAARLLWSELVAEFDAKNAKSLSLRTHSQTSGWSLTAQDVFNNVARTCVEAMAATQGHTQSLHTNALDEAIALPTDFSARIARNTQLVLQQESGTTRPIDPWGGSYYVETLTHELAERARAHIREVAEHGGMAKAISEGIPKLRIEEAAARTQARIDSGRQPVIGVNKYQVAEDTAIELLKVDNSKVRTEQLAKLEQLRAERDPEAVKAALANLTRAAGSAEGGMENNLLALAIDAARAKATVGEISDALEQVYGRHQAEIRTLSGVYRDEAGAAGNIQTATELVEKFEEADGRRPRVLIAKMGQDGHDRGQKVIATAFADLGFDVDVGPLFSTPEEVAQQAADNDVHVVGVSSLAAGHLTLVPALRDALAEVGRPDITIVVGGVIPPGDFDELYAAGASAIYPPGTVIADAAVNLLHELGNKLGYQLA; encoded by the coding sequence ATGACTGACACCACCATCGGCAGTTTCGCCGACGTCCCCTTCGAGGAGCTGCCCGCCGCCGCGCCGTCGAGCGCGGACGTGGACGCCTTCGTCGACGCCTCGGCCGCGGCCTACGCGTACACCCCGGACCAGCTCACCTGGACCACCCCGGAGGGCATCGACGTCAAGCCGGTCTACACCCGCGCGGACCGCGACGCCGTCGCCGAGGCCGGTTACCCCGTCGATTCGTACCCGGGCGCGGTGCCGTTCATCCGCGGCCCGTACCCGACGATGTACGTCAACCAGCCGTGGACGATCCGGCAGTACGCCGGCTTCTCCACCGCCGCCGAGTCCAACGCCTTCTACCGGCGCAACCTCGCCGCCGGCCAGAAGGGCCTCTCGGTCGCCTTCGACCTCGCGACCCACCGCGGGTACGACTCCGACCACCCGCGCGTCACCGGCGACGTGGGCATGGCCGGCGTGGCGATCGACTCGATCCTCGACATGCGGCAGCTGTTCGACGGCATCGACCTGGGCGGCGTCTCCGTCTCGATGACGATGAACGGCGCGGTGCTGCCGATCCTCGCGCTCTACGTGGTGGCGGCCGAGGAGCAGGGCGTGGGCCCGGAGAAGCTCGCGGGCACCATCCAGAACGACATCCTCAAAGAGTTCATGGTGCGGAACACCTACATCTATCCGCCCGCGCCCTCGATGCGGATCATCTCGGACATCTTCGGGTACACCTCGCAGATGATGCCGAAGTTCAACTCGATCTCCATCTCCGGCTACCACATCCAGGAGGCCGGGGCGACGGCCGATCTGGAGCTCGCGTACACGCTGGCCGACGGTGTCGAGTACATCAAGGCCGGCATCGACGCGGGCCTCGACGTCGACAAGTTCGCGCCGCGCCTCTCCTTCTTCTGGGGCATCGGCATGAACTTCTTCATGGAGGTCGCCAAGCTCCGCGCCGCGCGCCTGCTGTGGAGCGAGCTCGTCGCCGAGTTCGACGCGAAGAACGCCAAGTCGCTGTCGCTGCGCACGCACTCGCAGACCTCGGGCTGGTCGCTCACCGCGCAGGACGTCTTCAACAACGTGGCCCGCACCTGCGTCGAGGCGATGGCGGCGACGCAGGGGCACACCCAGTCGCTGCACACCAACGCGCTCGACGAGGCGATCGCGCTGCCGACGGACTTCTCCGCCCGCATCGCCCGCAACACGCAGCTCGTGCTGCAGCAGGAGTCGGGCACCACCCGGCCGATCGACCCGTGGGGCGGCTCCTACTACGTCGAGACGCTCACCCACGAGCTCGCCGAGCGCGCCCGCGCCCACATCCGCGAGGTCGCCGAGCACGGTGGCATGGCCAAGGCCATCAGCGAGGGCATCCCGAAGCTGCGCATCGAGGAGGCCGCGGCCCGCACCCAGGCCCGCATCGACTCGGGCCGCCAGCCCGTGATCGGCGTGAACAAGTACCAGGTCGCCGAGGACACCGCGATCGAGCTCCTCAAGGTCGACAACTCGAAGGTCCGCACCGAGCAGCTCGCGAAGCTCGAGCAGCTGCGCGCCGAGCGCGACCCCGAGGCCGTCAAGGCCGCCCTGGCGAACCTCACCCGCGCCGCGGGCTCCGCCGAGGGCGGCATGGAGAACAACCTCCTGGCGCTGGCGATCGACGCGGCGCGGGCGAAGGCCACCGTCGGCGAGATCTCGGACGCACTCGAGCAGGTCTACGGCCGCCACCAGGCCGAGATCCGTACGCTCAGTGGCGTGTACCGCGACGAGGCCGGCGCGGCCGGCAACATCCAGACGGCCACCGAGCTGGTCGAGAAGTTCGAGGAGGCCGACGGTCGCCGCCCCCGCGTGCTCATCGCCAAGATGGGCCAGGACGGCCACGACCGAGGCCAGAAGGTGATCGCCACCGCGTTCGCCGACCTCGGCTTCGACGTCGACGTGGGCCCGCTGTTCTCCACCCCGGAGGAGGTCGCGCAGCAGGCCGCCGACAACGACGTGCACGTCGTCGGTGTCTCGTCGCTCGCCGCGGGGCACCTCACGCTGGTGCCCGCGCTGCGCGACGCGCTCGCGGAGGTCGGCCGTCCCGACATCACGATCGTGGTGGGCGGCGTCATCCCGCCGGGCGACTTCGACGAGCTGTACGCGGCCGGCGCCTCGGCGATCTACCCGCCCGGCACCGTCATCGCCGACGCGGCGGTGAACCTGCTGCACGAGCTGGGGAACAAGCTGGGGTACCAGCTGGCGTGA
- a CDS encoding methylmalonyl-CoA mutase family protein produces MVDSPYDAWRESVGAVLAKSRGGTPPEDPIAALTTPTEDDGVQVAPLYSQRDELPEAPLPGAFPFVRGGNPTPDVRLGWKVAERFDGTTDAADVLGALESGASALWLTRPDPAPLLEGVYPDMAPILLTAGGRAADAAAQVYAALDRAAESDAYRADLVRVSLGAAPLTSQVVGRADVSVDEALDLARAADARTEDVRALLVDGADLHNAGATAAQELGLTAAAALDQVRALTAAGLTTAAALNQLTIRLAATDDQFLTLAKIRAWRTVWARVAQHLGAPEAGNAPVHAVTSLAATTQRDPWVNLLRTTVAAFGAGLGGADYVTTLDYDEALPGGVEGYSPAFARRIARNTQLLLLEESNLGRVVDPGAGSWHVESLTDDLARAAWGVFQSTEAAGGFARGAAEETIAAQLGESADRRDAAVARRAKKLTGVNEFPNLAEPPVAPSAATNGPVVRSYAAPFEALRARSDAFLREHGVRPRIRMVTIGTVAQHNGRSTFLTNLLASGGIETVLDAAEQAAGAATLDGTAGAAIAALAGSDAGYAAEGEALARSLRDEGALVLLAGAPGTVDDGLIDIYLHAKIDAAAALDDLLTRLGA; encoded by the coding sequence GTGGTGGACAGTCCCTACGACGCATGGCGCGAGTCCGTCGGCGCCGTGCTCGCGAAGTCGCGCGGCGGCACGCCGCCCGAGGATCCGATCGCCGCACTGACGACTCCCACCGAGGACGACGGCGTGCAGGTCGCGCCGCTGTACTCGCAGCGCGACGAGCTGCCCGAGGCGCCGCTGCCCGGCGCCTTCCCGTTCGTGCGCGGCGGCAACCCCACCCCGGACGTGCGGCTGGGCTGGAAGGTCGCGGAGCGCTTCGACGGCACCACCGACGCCGCGGACGTGCTGGGGGCGCTGGAGTCCGGTGCGAGCGCGCTGTGGCTCACCCGGCCCGATCCCGCGCCGCTCCTCGAGGGCGTCTACCCGGACATGGCGCCGATCCTGCTCACCGCGGGCGGTCGCGCCGCGGACGCGGCGGCGCAGGTCTACGCCGCGCTCGACAGGGCCGCCGAGTCCGACGCCTACCGCGCCGACCTGGTCCGGGTCAGCCTCGGCGCCGCGCCGCTGACCTCGCAGGTCGTCGGCCGCGCCGACGTCTCCGTCGACGAGGCGCTCGACCTGGCCCGCGCGGCGGACGCGCGCACCGAGGACGTCCGCGCCCTCCTGGTCGACGGCGCCGACCTCCACAACGCCGGCGCCACGGCCGCGCAGGAGCTGGGCCTGACGGCGGCCGCCGCGCTCGACCAGGTCCGCGCGCTCACCGCGGCGGGCCTGACCACCGCCGCCGCCCTGAACCAGCTCACGATCCGCCTGGCCGCGACCGACGACCAGTTCCTCACCCTCGCGAAGATCCGCGCCTGGCGCACCGTCTGGGCCCGCGTCGCGCAGCATCTCGGCGCGCCCGAGGCCGGGAACGCGCCCGTGCACGCCGTCACCTCGCTGGCCGCGACGACGCAGCGCGATCCGTGGGTGAACCTGCTCCGCACCACCGTCGCCGCCTTCGGCGCGGGCCTGGGCGGCGCCGACTACGTCACCACCCTCGACTACGACGAGGCCCTGCCCGGTGGCGTCGAGGGCTACTCGCCCGCCTTCGCCCGACGCATCGCCCGCAACACGCAGCTGCTGCTGCTCGAGGAATCGAACCTCGGCCGCGTCGTCGATCCCGGCGCGGGCTCGTGGCACGTCGAGTCGCTCACCGACGACCTCGCGCGCGCGGCGTGGGGCGTCTTCCAGTCCACCGAGGCCGCGGGTGGCTTCGCCCGCGGTGCCGCCGAGGAGACGATCGCGGCGCAGCTCGGCGAGTCCGCCGACCGTCGCGACGCCGCCGTCGCCCGGCGCGCCAAGAAGCTCACCGGCGTCAACGAGTTCCCCAACCTGGCCGAGCCGCCCGTGGCACCGTCGGCCGCGACGAACGGCCCCGTCGTGCGGTCGTACGCCGCGCCCTTCGAGGCGCTGCGGGCCCGCTCCGACGCCTTCCTGCGCGAGCACGGCGTCCGCCCGCGGATCCGGATGGTGACCATCGGCACCGTCGCGCAGCACAACGGCCGGTCGACCTTCCTGACCAACCTGCTCGCCTCCGGCGGCATCGAGACGGTGCTGGACGCTGCCGAGCAGGCCGCCGGCGCCGCCACGCTCGACGGCACGGCGGGTGCGGCGATCGCCGCGCTGGCCGGCTCCGACGCGGGGTACGCCGCCGAGGGCGAGGCCCTGGCCCGCTCCCTGCGCGACGAGGGTGCGCTCGTGCTGCTCGCGGGCGCGCCGGGCACCGTCGACGACGGCCTCATCGACATCTACCTGCACGCGAAGATCGACGCCGCCGCAGCGCTCGACGATCTGCTGACCCGGCTGGGGGCATGA